DNA sequence from the Candidatus Methylacidiphilales bacterium genome:
GATTTTCACCTCCTTTCCGCGCTTGATGGGGAAATGCTCTGGTTGATGACACCCGTGCACAACCCCGGAACGCCTGAGGCCTTTATAACATGTTCCTTTTGCCATGAACAGTATTTTCGCGGACTATTCCGGCCCATCGGTAAAGCTTCCGCATTGATTTTGACACCGGATGGCCGGTCAGCACAATGCCCTCTCCATGAAGACCTACGAAGACCTCCTCCGCCATGTTTGGGAGAATGGTTCCGTCCGGCGAGACCGCACCGGCGTCGGCACCCGTTCGGTCTTTGGAGCCCAGTTGCGCTTCGACCTGCGGGAGTCGTTTCCCCTGGTCACGACGAAAAAAGTTCATCTCAAGTCGATCATTTACGAATTGCTCTGGTTCCTGCGCGGCGACACCAATGTGCGCTGGTTGCAGGAAAAGGGTGTCAGCATTTGGGACGAATGGGCGGATGAGAACGGGGATCTCGGCCCGGTTTACGGCAAACAATGGGTTCGCTGGGAAAAATCCGACGGCACTAGCATCAACCAGATCCGCGAGGTCGTGGAGACGCTCCAGAAAGACCCATGGAGTCGCCGTCTCTTGGTATGTGCCTGGAATCCGGGCGAATTGAAACAGATGGCCCTGACCCCGTGCCATGCCCTTTTCCAGTTTTATGCCGATCCCGCACGGGGCGAGTTGAGCTGCCAGTTGTACCAACGCAGTGCGGATGTTTTCCTGGGCGTCCCTTTCAACATCGCCTCTTACGCCCTGCTGACGCTCATGGTGGCCCAAGTGACCGGCCTCAAGCCCGGCGAGTTCGTCCACAGCTTCGGGGATGCCCACATCTACCTCAACCACGAGGAAGCCGTGCGGACCCAGCTGGCCCGCGAGCCCCGGCCTTTCCCGCGCATGAACTTGAATCCCGCGGTGAAAGACCTCTTTGCCTTCCAATACGAGGACTTCCAACTCCTCGATTACGACCCGCACCCGGGCATCAAGGCCCCCATCGCCGTCTGACGTGAAACCGCGCCTCATCGCCATCGCCGCCATGGATGAAGCCAGAGGCATCGGCAAGGACGGGGTCCTGCCCTGGAAGATTCCCGGGGAATTGAAATTCTTCAAAGAGACCACCACCGGACACGCCATACTTTTTGGCAGGACCACCTACGAGGGCATCGGACGCCCGCTGCCCAACCGGGAAAATCTCGTCCTCAGCCGCAGCCTGAAGCCGGTGGAAGGCATCCGCATCCTGCGGCGTCTGGAAGATCTTGAGGATTGCGGGCTTCCGCTGGTCTATGTCTGCGGTGGCACCGAGGTTTACCGCCAGTTGCTGCCGCGTTGTGAGGCCCTGTACCTGACCCGGGTGGCGGGCACATACCCGGCCGATGCCTGGTTTCCGCCTTTTGAAAACGATTTTGAGTTTGTCACCGTGCAGGAGGAAACCCCGGCCTATCGCCGTGAAAAATACCTGCGCCGTGTTTTTGTATAGCGACTTGTCCCGCTGATCGGTGTCATCGCGGTTGGTTGCTGCCCCTTCCGGTTTGAGGAGGAACAGCCGGTTACCTCCGCCATGGACTGGAGAAGTCCGCAGCGGAAATGAACCCGGATCGATGATCAACGGCAGGGAGGTTATTTGCGGTGTTCGATGGCATTTCCGGCCACGACACCCACGGCACCACCCGCGGCGGCTCCGGCGGCGGCCCCAGCCACGGCACCGATCGGACCCGCAACCATGGCCCCTGCGGCACCCAGCGCGGCCGCTCCAACCATGGCCCCCGTGGTCATGCCCAGGACATCCTGCCGCATGTTGCGTGAACCGTTGGGATTGAAGGTGGCGTGGAACTGGTTGAAAACATCAATGACCGGACCGGAATCTTCAACTTCATAGACCGCGACAAACACGTTGCCCTCGCGCACCACCTTGTTGTGATAAAGGGCCTGGCATTCCGAAATCCCACGGGCAAGCAGCAGGCTGGTGTAGGTGTCCTCGGCTTCTTCATCGTTCAGTTTGACGATGATCTGGATGTTGCTGGGTGAAATGTTCAAGTCGTGGAGCGCCGCCACGGCTTTGTCGGCTTGTTCCTGGCTGGAAAAGATGCCGCCGATGATCTGGGAAGTGTTGGTTTGATTGATGGTTTCAGGCATAGATTTTAGGGGTCGTTGGATGGTTTGAGTTTCGTGGGTGGTTCCATGTGGACAAACCATCCCGTTCAATGGGGATGATGGATGGTGCCGATCAATCCACCATGGGGTGATCACCTAACCGATATAACCCGAAAGCCCCCGCAGGAAGGTAGGGCAACACCTTATATCAGGACGCTGCCGGCCGGTCATCATGGTCGGATGAAGACTCAACTTTCCCTGCCAACCGGAGCACCAACATGTCGCTGATTTCCCTCGTTCTAACCCTGATTGTCGTCGGCGTTCTGCTCTGGCTGGTGAACAACTACATTCCGATGGATGGCAAAATCAAAAGCATCCTCAATGGCGTGGTCGTCATCTGCGTGGTGGTCTGGCTGCTCTATGCCTTCGGGATTCTCGGCAGCGCCGGACAGATCCGCGTTCCGCAGGTCCGCTGAGCCGGGCAGGCTATTGCCTTTTCAAACAGATAGGGCTTGGCCTATCCGGGGAAGGTGCAATGTCAATCCTGCTTTACGGAAAAGCTCGGTGGCTGCGGACGAATCGATGACGATGTAGGGGAAGGTGTCGTAGTGCACACCGACGACAACCTTGGTGCCGACCCATTCCGCCGCACGGATGGCATCGCCCGGCCCCATGGTGAAGTTGTCGCCGATGCAGAACACGGCAAAATCCAACGCGGTGGTCTCGCCCACCAACTTCATGTCGTAGGTGAGGGCGGTGTCGCCGCTGTAATAGAAATTCCCTTCCTCCGATTCGATGACGAATCCGGCGGGGTTGCCCGCATAGGTGCCGTCCGGGAAGCTGCTGGAATGGACGGCGGCGACCATCTTGACCCGGCCGAAGGGGAGGGTTTTGGTTCCGCCATGGTTCATCGGGTGGGTGTTTGCGACGCCCTGGGCGTTGAGCCAGGCGCAGACTTCCCAGTTCGCCACCACCAGGGCGCCGGTGCGCCGGGCGATTTCCACCGCGTCGGCGATGTGGTCGGCGTGGCCGTGGGAGATGAATAGGAAATCCGCCCGGATGTCCTCGACCTTGACCCCTGCGGCGAGGGGATTCGGGCGGATGAAGGGATCGAAGAGCAGGTGCTTGCCCGCGGTTTCAACGGAAAAACAGGAGTGGCCGAAGGAGGTCAGTTTCATGCGGGCATTGTGGAACAAAAAATCCACCTGTCCAACAAGACCGGTTCAACCATCAAATTCACTTGAACCACCAAGACTCAAAGACACCAGGATGATGAACAGATCGAAAAGCCGATTTTTAGGGGTACCTGAAGGGCGAGCATTTTTTGCG
Encoded proteins:
- a CDS encoding metal-dependent hydrolase, with translation MKLTSFGHSCFSVETAGKHLLFDPFIRPNPLAAGVKVEDIRADFLFISHGHADHIADAVEIARRTGALVVANWEVCAWLNAQGVANTHPMNHGGTKTLPFGRVKMVAAVHSSSFPDGTYAGNPAGFVIESEEGNFYYSGDTALTYDMKLVGETTALDFAVFCIGDNFTMGPGDAIRAAEWVGTKVVVGVHYDTFPYIVIDSSAATELFRKAGLTLHLPRIGQALSV
- a CDS encoding thymidylate synthase, which codes for MKTYEDLLRHVWENGSVRRDRTGVGTRSVFGAQLRFDLRESFPLVTTKKVHLKSIIYELLWFLRGDTNVRWLQEKGVSIWDEWADENGDLGPVYGKQWVRWEKSDGTSINQIREVVETLQKDPWSRRLLVCAWNPGELKQMALTPCHALFQFYADPARGELSCQLYQRSADVFLGVPFNIASYALLTLMVAQVTGLKPGEFVHSFGDAHIYLNHEEAVRTQLAREPRPFPRMNLNPAVKDLFAFQYEDFQLLDYDPHPGIKAPIAV
- a CDS encoding Thivi_2564 family membrane protein, which codes for MSLISLVLTLIVVGVLLWLVNNYIPMDGKIKSILNGVVVICVVVWLLYAFGILGSAGQIRVPQVR
- a CDS encoding dihydrofolate reductase, with the protein product MKPRLIAIAAMDEARGIGKDGVLPWKIPGELKFFKETTTGHAILFGRTTYEGIGRPLPNRENLVLSRSLKPVEGIRILRRLEDLEDCGLPLVYVCGGTEVYRQLLPRCEALYLTRVAGTYPADAWFPPFENDFEFVTVQEETPAYRREKYLRRVFV